A genomic segment from Actinoplanes sichuanensis encodes:
- a CDS encoding TetR/AcrR family transcriptional regulator: MKEPTRDAVRSRLVEVAAHLLATEGPDAVTTRSVALAAGVQAPTIYRLFGDKNGLLDAVAEHGFATYTAQKPPVDADTDPVEGLRSGWHLHVGFGLANPALFRLMHTAKRTPEGQATVDSGTEVLRQRVRRVARAGRLRVPERRAVDLIHAAGVGVVFALIDQPDDERDGTLADLAWDSVCAAVLTDEQASGIGGPAAAAVTLRAALPDVTTLTTSEIALLADWLDRIAEAT; the protein is encoded by the coding sequence GTGAAGGAGCCCACCCGCGACGCCGTCCGTTCCCGCCTGGTCGAGGTGGCCGCCCACCTGCTCGCCACCGAGGGGCCGGACGCGGTGACCACCCGTTCCGTCGCGCTGGCCGCGGGCGTTCAGGCGCCGACCATCTACCGCCTCTTCGGTGACAAGAACGGCCTGCTCGACGCGGTCGCCGAGCACGGGTTCGCGACCTACACGGCCCAGAAACCACCTGTCGACGCCGACACCGACCCGGTCGAGGGACTGCGTTCCGGCTGGCACCTGCACGTCGGTTTCGGCCTGGCCAACCCGGCCCTGTTCCGCCTCATGCACACGGCGAAACGCACCCCGGAGGGCCAGGCCACCGTCGACTCCGGCACCGAGGTCCTCCGGCAGCGGGTGCGGCGAGTCGCCCGCGCCGGCCGCCTGCGTGTGCCCGAGCGCCGCGCCGTCGACCTCATCCACGCGGCTGGTGTCGGGGTCGTGTTCGCCCTCATCGACCAGCCCGACGACGAACGCGACGGCACCCTGGCCGACCTCGCCTGGGACTCGGTCTGCGCAGCCGTCCTCACCGATGAGCAAGCCTCCGGCATTGGCGGCCCGGCCGCGGCGGCGGTGACCCTGCGTGCCGCCCTACCCGACGTCACAACCCTCACGACCAGCGAGATCGCCCTGCTCGCCGACTGGCTGGACCGCATCGCGGAAGCCACCTGA
- a CDS encoding Wadjet anti-phage system protein JetD domain-containing protein, which produces MSGLVTPEDAVAAVRGKLKDNWSEAVCGEHSVFSVRLRPGVRTGRAVEQLGYAAWHDWHMRWRDFTGRLPDGVEVVRAAVTIRGVTGDYPVMLTADLDGVAALLDGAEPPIVDIGRARTRAAALHSAGAILTPATLRAVYDLDANDVDVLVNAVTWLRGHPDAGEWTLRQLPVPGMHTKWLDTHGGLLRDVAGRDVRDEVRPRLTVVHLTYVDPGHAASGRRRHDAWTTGDVHDLAYRPRIVLVVENRDSRLWFPPVDDTIVVEGGGKAAAALLANVPWIRSAEHVLYWGDIDADGYAILDRFRAALAVPTPDGAPAKPVTSILMEATDLHRYAAHGVNHDRAGRPIKASRELLPNLTEAESIAYATIATAGPTPFRRIEQEVIPLTDAVTRLLRIVKG; this is translated from the coding sequence ATGAGCGGACTCGTCACCCCGGAAGACGCCGTCGCGGCTGTCCGCGGCAAGCTCAAGGACAACTGGTCGGAGGCCGTGTGCGGGGAGCACTCGGTCTTCTCCGTTCGGCTGCGTCCCGGGGTGCGGACGGGCAGGGCGGTCGAGCAGCTCGGGTACGCCGCCTGGCACGACTGGCACATGCGGTGGCGCGACTTCACCGGTCGGCTTCCCGACGGCGTAGAGGTCGTTCGGGCCGCGGTGACGATCCGGGGAGTCACCGGCGACTACCCGGTGATGCTCACCGCAGACCTGGACGGTGTCGCCGCGCTCCTCGACGGCGCTGAACCACCGATCGTCGACATCGGCCGGGCCCGCACGCGGGCAGCGGCCCTGCACTCCGCCGGCGCCATTCTCACCCCGGCCACACTGCGGGCCGTCTACGACCTCGACGCCAACGACGTGGACGTGCTCGTCAACGCGGTGACCTGGCTACGCGGGCATCCCGACGCCGGGGAGTGGACACTGCGGCAACTTCCGGTGCCCGGGATGCACACCAAATGGCTCGACACACACGGCGGGCTGCTGCGCGACGTCGCCGGACGTGATGTCCGGGACGAGGTCCGCCCCCGGCTGACCGTCGTGCACCTGACCTATGTCGACCCGGGCCATGCTGCGTCGGGTCGGCGCAGGCACGACGCCTGGACCACCGGGGACGTGCACGACCTCGCCTACCGGCCGCGCATCGTCCTCGTCGTCGAGAACCGCGACTCCCGTCTCTGGTTTCCGCCGGTCGACGACACGATCGTGGTCGAGGGAGGTGGCAAGGCCGCCGCCGCCCTCCTCGCGAACGTGCCCTGGATCCGCTCCGCCGAGCATGTCCTCTACTGGGGCGACATCGACGCGGACGGCTACGCGATCCTCGACCGATTCCGTGCCGCCCTCGCCGTGCCCACACCGGACGGGGCACCGGCCAAACCTGTCACCTCCATCCTCATGGAGGCCACCGACCTGCATCGTTACGCCGCGCACGGCGTGAACCACGACAGGGCGGGCCGGCCCATCAAGGCGTCACGGGAGCTCCTACCGAATCTGACCGAGGCCGAGAGCATCGCGTACGCCACCATCGCGACCGCGGGCCCCACCCCGTTCCGCCGCATCGAGCAGGAGGTCATCCCCCTCACCGACGCGGTGACTCGACTACTGCGGATCGTGAAGGGGTAG
- a CDS encoding NAD(P)-dependent alcohol dehydrogenase gives MKAVVYTRYGGPDVLRLAEIPAPVPDGREILIRVHAAEATKSDCELRSLRFPVMWTRPMMRLVIGVRRPRRHVLGGYFAGEVVSVGERVTRFAAGDQVYGSAGLRLGAYGEYVVLPGDAALAAKPRNMTYVEAAAVPLGGLNALHFMRRARIQPGEQVLINGAGGSIGSHAVQIARAMGGHVTAVDHHIKEDLVRRLGATDFLDYTAGDVTDTGRRFDVIFDMVADSPYRRLLGMLQPGGRYLNGNPRLSVMVRSVSTRNVTVAFAPETPEALTALAEMIEAGQIHSIVDRVYPMAEVAVAHRRVESEQRLGAVVISLSEQ, from the coding sequence GTGAAGGCCGTCGTTTACACCCGCTATGGCGGGCCGGATGTTCTTCGTCTCGCCGAGATTCCCGCGCCGGTTCCCGATGGCCGGGAGATCCTGATCCGGGTGCACGCGGCGGAGGCGACCAAGTCCGACTGCGAGCTTCGGAGTCTGCGTTTCCCGGTGATGTGGACCCGGCCGATGATGCGGCTCGTGATCGGTGTGCGGCGGCCGCGGCGGCACGTCCTGGGCGGCTATTTCGCCGGTGAGGTGGTGTCGGTGGGGGAGCGGGTCACCCGTTTCGCGGCGGGGGATCAGGTTTACGGTTCGGCCGGCCTGCGGTTGGGGGCCTACGGCGAATATGTGGTCCTTCCCGGGGATGCGGCTCTCGCCGCGAAACCGCGGAACATGACGTACGTCGAAGCCGCCGCGGTTCCGCTCGGCGGGCTCAACGCGTTGCATTTCATGCGGCGGGCACGGATTCAGCCGGGGGAGCAGGTGCTGATCAACGGCGCCGGTGGCAGCATCGGTTCCCACGCCGTTCAGATCGCGCGGGCGATGGGCGGGCACGTCACCGCTGTCGATCACCACATCAAAGAGGATTTGGTACGTCGTCTCGGCGCCACCGATTTCCTTGATTACACCGCCGGCGATGTGACGGACACCGGCCGCCGATTCGACGTCATCTTCGACATGGTCGCCGACAGCCCGTACCGCCGCCTGCTCGGCATGCTGCAACCCGGCGGCCGATATCTGAACGGCAACCCGCGGCTGTCCGTGATGGTTCGCTCCGTGTCGACGAGGAACGTCACGGTGGCCTTCGCGCCGGAGACGCCCGAGGCGTTGACGGCGCTCGCCGAGATGATCGAGGCCGGTCAGATCCACTCGATCGTCGACCGGGTCTATCCGATGGCCGAGGTGGCCGTCGCACACCGCCGGGTCGAGTCCGAGCAACGACTGGGCGCGGTCGTGATCAGCCTCTCCGAGCAGTAG
- a CDS encoding DUF2264 domain-containing protein, which yields MRLPSEDRDLSPLTGWTRAHWEAVADHLLTSVEPYATDGFAQYRLPGPASRAGVVSDGLEGFARTFLLAAFRIAGANGSAPGALLDRYAEGLIAGTDSGHRYAWPALTDMSQPIVEAASIAIALHETRPWLYDRLAPDRQERIVDWLAGIIGKRTPDSNWVLFRVIVEQFLASVGGPHEPAEIHGGLQRIEDWYTGDGWYSDGPGQNFDYYTGWALHLYPVLWARMADRTGPYAARLSEFLDDYQHFFAADGSPVFQGRSLTYRFATVAPLWLGALVDATPLPPGRTRRIASGALRHFLERGAIDGRGLLTLGWHGPFRPMVQSYSGPASPYWASKAFLGLLLPPEHPVWTAPEEPAAIDTGDVTVALPGPGWLLSGTRADGVVRLINHGSDRAAKTPPDGPPDPLYTRFAYSTHTAPQFGETPPDIVERRHVERIARGTSRHGDALVQVVTTSVVDGTTEVRIHEVTAPAGHLVRVSGHALADTRPPTREVTATSAKVTRADGLGSSVTGLIGFTGAGVDDRTGADPFGPCSATPFLTARHPGGTRDYVFLVVLGADHVTG from the coding sequence ATGCGCCTGCCTTCCGAGGATCGTGACCTGTCGCCGCTGACCGGCTGGACCCGCGCGCACTGGGAGGCGGTCGCCGATCACCTGCTCACCTCGGTCGAGCCGTACGCCACCGACGGCTTCGCCCAGTACCGGCTGCCCGGACCGGCGTCCCGGGCCGGAGTGGTCAGCGACGGGTTGGAGGGCTTCGCCCGTACGTTCCTGCTCGCCGCCTTCCGGATCGCCGGAGCGAACGGGTCGGCGCCCGGCGCGCTGCTCGACCGCTACGCCGAAGGGCTGATCGCCGGGACCGACTCCGGCCACCGGTACGCCTGGCCGGCACTGACCGACATGTCGCAGCCCATCGTCGAGGCGGCGAGCATCGCCATCGCCCTGCACGAGACCCGGCCCTGGCTGTACGACCGGCTCGCCCCCGACCGTCAGGAACGCATCGTCGACTGGCTGGCCGGCATCATCGGTAAACGCACACCGGACAGTAACTGGGTGCTGTTCCGGGTGATCGTCGAACAGTTCCTCGCCTCGGTCGGCGGCCCGCACGAGCCCGCCGAGATCCACGGCGGCCTGCAGCGGATCGAAGACTGGTACACCGGCGACGGCTGGTACTCCGATGGGCCGGGACAGAACTTCGACTACTACACCGGGTGGGCGCTGCACCTGTATCCGGTGCTGTGGGCGCGGATGGCCGACCGCACCGGCCCGTACGCCGCCCGGCTGTCCGAGTTCCTCGACGATTACCAGCACTTCTTCGCCGCCGACGGAAGCCCGGTCTTCCAGGGCCGGTCGCTGACCTACCGGTTCGCCACCGTCGCCCCGCTGTGGCTGGGTGCGCTGGTCGACGCCACCCCACTGCCGCCCGGGCGGACCCGTCGGATCGCCTCCGGGGCCCTCCGGCATTTCCTGGAGCGCGGCGCGATCGACGGCCGTGGCCTGCTGACTCTGGGTTGGCACGGGCCGTTCCGGCCGATGGTCCAGTCGTATTCGGGGCCGGCTTCGCCGTACTGGGCGTCGAAGGCCTTTCTCGGTCTTCTGCTGCCGCCGGAACACCCGGTCTGGACCGCACCCGAGGAACCCGCCGCGATCGACACCGGCGATGTCACGGTAGCGCTGCCCGGGCCCGGCTGGCTGCTGTCCGGCACCCGCGCCGACGGGGTGGTCCGGCTGATCAACCACGGCAGCGACCGGGCCGCGAAGACACCGCCGGACGGGCCGCCCGACCCGCTGTACACCCGGTTCGCGTACAGCACACACACCGCCCCGCAGTTCGGCGAGACTCCGCCGGACATCGTCGAGCGGCGACACGTCGAGCGGATCGCCAGGGGCACCTCACGCCACGGTGACGCGCTGGTCCAGGTGGTCACCACCTCGGTCGTCGACGGCACCACCGAGGTCCGGATCCACGAGGTCACCGCCCCGGCCGGGCACCTCGTGCGGGTCAGCGGCCACGCCCTCGCCGACACCCGGCCACCCACCCGCGAAGTCACCGCGACCTCGGCCAAGGTCACCCGTGCCGACGGACTCGGCAGCAGCGTGACCGGGCTGATCGGGTTCACCGGGGCCGGTGTCGACGACCGGACCGGTGCCGACCCGTTCGGCCCCTGCTCGGCCACCCCGTTCCTGACCGCCCGGCATCCCGGCGGCACCCGCGACTACGTCTTCCTGGTCGTCCTCGGGGCCGACCATGTAACCGGTTAA
- a CDS encoding LacI family DNA-binding transcriptional regulator: MPRASAPEPASRRVTIRDVAARAGVSIATVSRILGGTYPPAPATRNKVMRAVRELDYVANPHARALTGATSKTIAIVLNSVVSPYYAHVAQGVQAEAAKHDRLCLIGTTGGDADRELATVRLMREEGADAVILVGNVVDDEDYKTRMSEYAHALAAAGSLLVLCGRPPLGADVPSVGVEFDNVGGARAATSHLLSAGHERILYLAHRAGYTTSEGRIAGYREALAAFGVPHDPSLEVEGTLERTEGYRLMKRRLAAGPPDFTAVFAANDLVAAGALRALKEHGLRVPDDISLMGYDDLPPAEDIDLTTVHVPHDELGRTAARLAFERGENTTGHVMLGTHIVVRDSVRPAVRRR; the protein is encoded by the coding sequence ATGCCACGGGCCAGCGCCCCCGAACCCGCGTCGCGCCGGGTCACCATCCGCGACGTCGCGGCCCGCGCCGGCGTCTCGATCGCCACCGTCTCCCGGATCCTCGGCGGCACCTACCCGCCCGCCCCGGCCACCCGTAACAAGGTGATGCGCGCGGTCCGCGAGCTGGACTACGTGGCCAACCCGCACGCCCGCGCGCTGACCGGGGCGACCAGCAAGACGATCGCGATAGTGCTCAACTCGGTGGTGTCGCCGTATTACGCGCACGTCGCCCAGGGTGTGCAGGCCGAGGCGGCCAAGCACGACCGGCTCTGCCTGATCGGCACCACCGGCGGCGACGCAGACCGCGAGCTGGCCACCGTGCGGCTGATGCGCGAGGAGGGCGCCGACGCGGTCATCCTGGTCGGCAACGTCGTCGACGACGAGGACTACAAGACCCGGATGAGCGAGTACGCCCACGCGCTCGCCGCCGCCGGCTCCCTGCTGGTGCTCTGTGGCCGCCCCCCGCTGGGCGCCGATGTCCCGTCCGTCGGTGTCGAGTTCGACAATGTGGGCGGCGCCCGCGCGGCGACCAGCCACCTGCTGTCGGCGGGCCACGAGCGGATCCTGTATCTGGCCCACCGGGCCGGGTACACCACCTCGGAGGGCCGGATCGCCGGTTACCGCGAGGCGCTGGCCGCGTTCGGTGTCCCGCACGACCCGTCGCTGGAGGTCGAGGGCACTCTCGAACGCACCGAGGGCTACCGCCTGATGAAACGCCGCCTGGCCGCCGGCCCACCCGACTTCACCGCCGTCTTCGCCGCCAACGACCTGGTCGCGGCGGGCGCGTTGCGGGCGCTGAAAGAGCACGGGCTGCGGGTCCCCGACGACATCTCCCTGATGGGGTACGACGACCTGCCCCCGGCCGAGGACATCGACCTGACCACGGTCCACGTACCCCACGACGAGCTGGGCCGGACCGCCGCCCGCCTGGCCTTCGAACGAGGCGAGAACACCACCGGCCACGTCATGCTCGGCACCCACATCGTCGTCCGCGACTCGGTCCGCCCCGCCGTCCGCCGCCGCTGA
- a CDS encoding exo-rhamnogalacturonan lyase family protein → MGTVMPLSRRTLLRGTAATGAAAYLLDPTPAAAAAVTGSDGTTLTWVDGTIPAALAAGTTFGVPWPRGRFTRDQTFALTTADGTGVPVQTWATGYWPDGTLKWTAHATGPEIPAAAGYRLTPGTPTAPAIAVRVTDRRDRVEVDTGAVRCVLPRHGTELISAITRAGSTVVRAAELVCLRRDSPGDDDTGTIRTTRFESAVEKVTVEQTGSVRAVVRVDGNHRDQRRRWLPYSIRFYFYAGSDGIRAVHSFTFDGDPNRDFIAGLGLRFRVAMSGEPHDRHIRFAGADDGIMGEAVRGITGLRRDPGTAVRAAQIAGQTTPPTATWDSRVTSRLQYIPTFGDYTLSQLSADGFQISKRTGTGHGWIPVDGGTRAGGLGYVGGPDRGCAFGMRDFWQLHPTQLDIRGAAGPEAEVTVWWWSPRAKPMDLRFYHDGMGQDTYPEQLEGLEITYEDYEPGFGSPYGVARTTELMIWVLDGTPPASRLASLTDAVRTPPLLTAPPAHLHAAGVFGDWSPVDRSTPARAEIEDRLDALFAYHHGQVDQRSWYGFWDYGDIMHSYDGDRHVWRYDVGGYAWDNSELSTDLWLWYHYLRTGRPDAFRFAEAMTRHTSEVDAYHLGRYRDLGTRHGVQHWADSAKQTRISNAGYKRFHYFLTADERVGDLLHDLYDSERTFLVLDPSRKIRTEPYTPDPHALGISTGTDWGALALAWLTEWERTGSPDARRKLLDSARSLAALPNGFIQGGGFIDLDTVTFNPDVPKVGVGSLQAVFGLVEVCSEIIALTGDADFTDAWLQYCRLYNGTAAEQQAETGVAFGSQNLRQAHARLTAYAAAKLGDPTLAARAWQEFYTGHAGYPRNQNWAVTRVAGPAVLKPIDEAGFSTNASAQYGLAAIQCLALIGDKLP, encoded by the coding sequence ATGGGAACCGTCATGCCCCTGTCCCGCCGTACCCTGCTGCGCGGTACCGCCGCCACCGGCGCCGCCGCCTACCTCCTCGACCCCACCCCAGCCGCGGCCGCGGCGGTCACCGGATCCGACGGCACCACGCTGACCTGGGTGGACGGCACCATCCCCGCCGCCCTGGCGGCCGGCACCACGTTCGGCGTCCCCTGGCCGCGCGGCCGGTTCACCAGGGACCAGACCTTCGCCCTGACCACCGCCGACGGCACCGGCGTGCCGGTACAGACCTGGGCCACCGGCTACTGGCCCGACGGCACCCTCAAATGGACCGCCCACGCCACCGGCCCCGAGATCCCGGCCGCCGCCGGATACCGGCTCACTCCCGGCACTCCGACCGCTCCCGCCATCGCCGTCCGGGTCACCGACCGCCGAGACCGCGTCGAGGTCGACACCGGCGCCGTCCGCTGTGTACTCCCCCGTCACGGCACCGAACTGATCTCCGCCATCACCCGAGCCGGCAGCACCGTGGTCCGCGCAGCCGAACTGGTCTGCCTGCGCCGCGACTCCCCCGGCGACGACGACACCGGCACGATCCGCACCACCCGGTTCGAGAGCGCCGTCGAGAAGGTCACCGTCGAGCAGACCGGATCGGTCCGCGCCGTCGTCCGGGTCGACGGGAACCACCGGGACCAGCGCCGCCGCTGGCTGCCGTACAGCATCCGGTTCTACTTCTACGCCGGATCCGACGGTATCCGGGCGGTCCACTCGTTCACCTTCGACGGCGACCCGAACCGGGATTTCATCGCCGGGCTCGGCCTGCGGTTCCGAGTGGCGATGAGCGGCGAACCACACGATCGGCACATCCGCTTCGCGGGTGCCGACGACGGGATCATGGGCGAGGCGGTACGCGGCATCACCGGCCTCCGGCGCGACCCGGGCACCGCCGTCCGCGCGGCACAGATCGCCGGCCAGACCACCCCACCGACCGCCACCTGGGACAGTCGGGTCACCTCCCGCCTGCAGTACATCCCGACGTTCGGTGACTACACGCTCAGCCAACTCAGCGCCGACGGCTTCCAGATCAGCAAACGCACCGGTACCGGACACGGCTGGATCCCGGTCGACGGCGGCACCCGCGCCGGTGGCCTCGGCTATGTCGGCGGACCCGATCGGGGCTGCGCCTTCGGGATGCGCGACTTCTGGCAACTGCACCCCACCCAACTCGACATCCGGGGCGCGGCCGGGCCGGAGGCGGAGGTGACCGTGTGGTGGTGGTCGCCACGGGCGAAACCGATGGACCTGCGCTTCTACCACGACGGCATGGGCCAGGACACCTACCCCGAACAGCTGGAAGGCTTGGAGATCACCTACGAGGACTACGAACCCGGCTTCGGATCACCGTACGGCGTCGCCCGTACCACCGAGTTGATGATCTGGGTTTTGGACGGCACCCCGCCGGCCTCGCGACTGGCCTCGCTGACCGACGCCGTGCGGACGCCGCCGCTGTTGACCGCACCGCCCGCGCACCTGCACGCGGCCGGGGTCTTCGGCGACTGGAGCCCGGTCGACCGGTCCACCCCGGCCCGCGCCGAGATCGAGGACCGACTCGACGCCCTGTTCGCCTACCACCACGGGCAGGTCGACCAGCGTTCCTGGTACGGCTTCTGGGACTACGGCGACATCATGCACAGCTACGACGGCGACCGGCACGTGTGGCGCTACGACGTCGGCGGCTACGCCTGGGACAATTCCGAACTCTCCACCGACCTGTGGCTCTGGTACCACTACCTGCGCACCGGCCGCCCCGACGCGTTCCGCTTCGCCGAGGCGATGACCCGCCACACGTCCGAAGTCGACGCCTACCACCTCGGAAGATACCGCGATCTGGGTACGCGCCACGGCGTCCAGCACTGGGCCGACAGCGCCAAACAGACCCGGATCAGCAACGCCGGCTACAAGCGGTTCCACTACTTCCTGACCGCCGACGAGCGGGTCGGCGACCTGCTGCACGACCTGTACGACTCGGAACGCACCTTCCTGGTCCTCGACCCCAGTCGCAAGATCCGCACCGAGCCGTACACGCCGGATCCGCACGCTCTGGGCATCTCGACCGGCACCGACTGGGGTGCGCTGGCGCTGGCCTGGCTCACCGAGTGGGAGCGCACCGGCAGCCCCGACGCCCGCCGCAAACTGCTCGACAGTGCCCGCAGTCTGGCCGCGCTGCCGAACGGGTTCATCCAGGGTGGCGGGTTCATCGACCTGGACACCGTGACGTTCAACCCGGACGTGCCGAAGGTCGGTGTCGGCTCGTTGCAGGCGGTCTTCGGGCTGGTCGAGGTGTGCAGCGAGATCATCGCCCTGACCGGCGACGCCGACTTCACCGACGCCTGGCTGCAGTACTGCCGCCTCTACAACGGCACCGCCGCCGAGCAGCAGGCCGAGACCGGGGTGGCGTTCGGCAGCCAGAACCTCCGGCAGGCGCACGCCCGGCTCACCGCGTACGCCGCCGCGAAACTCGGCGACCCGACCCTGGCCGCCCGCGCGTGGCAGGAGTTCTACACCGGCCACGCCGGATATCCCCGCAACCAGAACTGGGCCGTCACCCGCGTCGCCGGTCCGGCGGTGCTGAAGCCGATCGACGAGGCGGGCTTCTCGACCAACGCGTCAGCCCAGTACGGCCTGGCCGCCATCCAGTGCCTGGCCCTGATCGGCGACAAGCTCCCGTAA
- a CDS encoding SDR family oxidoreductase, translating into MIVITGATGGLNGATVDHLLDRVPATEITVVARDVTRAQRFVERGVTVRYGDYADPDSLTAAFEGADQLLLVSSNDPGADAVALHRTAIDAAVTTGVGRVLYTSHQNAKLDTPFKPGRDHAATEGLLAQSGLAWTSLRNGFYLHSLTWLMGPWRETGVIAVPGDGPVSWTARDDSAEAAAVILASNGAYDGPTTITAGSAPTLADLAVVASEVAGRTIGYRILDEDEWLAAQIAGGTQEFMARFLLGFHQAAQRGDFAGVDPLLGELLGRDPVTAHDFLSRPAADTTARRG; encoded by the coding sequence ATGATCGTCATCACCGGGGCCACGGGTGGCCTCAACGGCGCCACCGTCGACCACCTCCTCGACCGGGTGCCCGCCACCGAGATCACCGTCGTCGCCCGCGACGTCACCAGAGCCCAGCGGTTCGTCGAGCGCGGGGTGACCGTGCGATACGGCGACTACGCCGATCCGGATTCGCTTACCGCCGCCTTCGAGGGCGCCGACCAGCTGCTGCTGGTGTCGTCGAACGATCCGGGCGCCGACGCGGTCGCCCTGCATCGCACCGCGATCGACGCGGCCGTCACCACCGGAGTCGGTCGTGTCCTCTACACCAGCCATCAGAACGCGAAGCTCGACACACCCTTCAAACCCGGCCGTGATCACGCCGCCACCGAAGGGCTGCTCGCCCAGTCGGGACTCGCCTGGACATCCCTGCGCAACGGCTTCTACCTGCACAGTCTCACCTGGCTGATGGGGCCGTGGCGGGAGACCGGCGTCATCGCGGTGCCGGGCGACGGGCCGGTGTCGTGGACGGCCCGCGACGACTCCGCCGAGGCCGCCGCGGTCATCCTCGCCTCGAACGGCGCGTATGACGGCCCGACCACGATCACCGCGGGCTCGGCGCCGACCCTCGCCGACCTCGCTGTCGTCGCGTCCGAGGTCGCCGGCCGGACCATCGGATATCGGATCCTCGACGAGGACGAGTGGCTCGCGGCACAGATCGCCGGTGGGACGCAGGAGTTCATGGCCCGTTTCCTGCTCGGTTTCCACCAGGCGGCGCAGCGCGGCGACTTCGCCGGCGTCGACCCGCTACTCGGTGAACTCCTCGGCCGCGACCCGGTCACCGCCCACGACTTCCTCAGCCGTCCCGCGGCCGACACTACTGCTCGGAGAGGCTGA